A window from Electrophorus electricus isolate fEleEle1 chromosome 7, fEleEle1.pri, whole genome shotgun sequence encodes these proteins:
- the tnnt2c gene encoding troponin T2c, cardiac isoform X2, with protein MSDTEEIVEYEEEEEEEVEQTQEAGERDQEDYKPKLKMYMPNLVPPKMPDGEKVDFDDLHRKRVEKDYNELQSLIEMHFSTRQKEEEDLVALKQRIERRRADRAEQQRVRTEQERERQVRQAEERARREEEAAKLRAEEDAKKKKLLNNKSYGGYLQKVDQKKGKKLTEREKKTKALMERRKPLNIDHLNQEKLAEKARDLWQWLWQLHSEKFDLTEKLKMQKYEVNVLRNRVSDHQRFSKTTKTSRKSRK; from the exons ATGTCTGACACTGAGGAGATTGTGGAGtatgaggaagaagaggaggaagaagtg GAACAAACACAAGAGGCAGGAGAGCGAGACCAAGAGGACTACAAACCCAAGCTAAAGATGTACATGCCAAACTTGGTTCCACCCAAGATGCCTGATGGTGAGAAGGTGGATTTTGATGACCTCCATCGCAAGCGTGTAGAGAAGGATTACAATGAGCTGCAGAGCCTCATCGAGATGCATTTCAGCACcaggcagaaggaggaggaggatttgGTTGCCCTGAAGCAGCGTATCGAGCGGCGGCGTGCGGACAGGGCCGAGCAGCAGCGCGTCcggacagagcaggagagagagcggCAGGTCCGACAGGCTGAGGAGAGGGCACGGCGTGAGGAGGAGGCAGCCAAGTTACGCGCTGAGGAGGATGCCAAGAAGAAGAAGCTCCTCAACAACAAGTCTTACGGTGGCTACCTCCAGAAGGTGGACCAGAAGAAGGGTAAAAAGCTGACGGAGCGGGAAAAGAAGACGAAGGCCCTCATGGAGCGGCGCAAGCCGCTCAACATCGACCACCTCAACCAGGAGAAGCTGGCAGAAAAAGCCCGGGACCTCTGGCAGTGGCTATGGCAGCTTCACAGTGAGAAGTTCGACCTGACTGAGAAACTCAAGATGCAGAAGTACGAGGTGAACGTGTTGCGCAACCGCGTCAGTGATCACCAGAGGTTCTCCAAGACAACCAAGACCTCCAGGAAGTCCCGGAAGTAA
- the tnnt2c gene encoding troponin T2c, cardiac isoform X5 translates to MSDTEEIVEYEEEEEEEVAGERDQEDYKPKLKMYMPNLVPPKMPDGEKVDFDDLHRKRVEKDYNELQSLIEMHFSTRQKEEEDLVALKQRIERRRADRAEQQRVRTEQERERQVRQAEERARREEEAAKLRAEEDAKKKKLLNNKSYGGYLQKVDQKKGKKLTEREKKTKALMERRKPLNIDHLNQEKLAEKARDLWQWLWQLHSEKFDLTEKLKMQKYEVNVLRNRVSDHQRFSKTTKTSRKSRK, encoded by the exons ATGTCTGACACTGAGGAGATTGTGGAGtatgaggaagaagaggaggaagaagtg GCAGGAGAGCGAGACCAAGAGGACTACAAACCCAAGCTAAAGATGTACATGCCAAACTTGGTTCCACCCAAGATGCCTGATGGTGAGAAGGTGGATTTTGATGACCTCCATCGCAAGCGTGTAGAGAAGGATTACAATGAGCTGCAGAGCCTCATCGAGATGCATTTCAGCACcaggcagaaggaggaggaggatttgGTTGCCCTGAAGCAGCGTATCGAGCGGCGGCGTGCGGACAGGGCCGAGCAGCAGCGCGTCcggacagagcaggagagagagcggCAGGTCCGACAGGCTGAGGAGAGGGCACGGCGTGAGGAGGAGGCAGCCAAGTTACGCGCTGAGGAGGATGCCAAGAAGAAGAAGCTCCTCAACAACAAGTCTTACGGTGGCTACCTCCAGAAGGTGGACCAGAAGAAGGGTAAAAAGCTGACGGAGCGGGAAAAGAAGACGAAGGCCCTCATGGAGCGGCGCAAGCCGCTCAACATCGACCACCTCAACCAGGAGAAGCTGGCAGAAAAAGCCCGGGACCTCTGGCAGTGGCTATGGCAGCTTCACAGTGAGAAGTTCGACCTGACTGAGAAACTCAAGATGCAGAAGTACGAGGTGAACGTGTTGCGCAACCGCGTCAGTGATCACCAGAGGTTCTCCAAGACAACCAAGACCTCCAGGAAGTCCCGGAAGTAA
- the tnnt2c gene encoding troponin T2c, cardiac isoform X7: MSDTEEIVEYEEEEEEEVVEEEENIEEDPQMYMPNLVPPKMPDGEKVDFDDLHRKRVEKDYNELQSLIEMHFSTRQKEEEDLVALKQRIERRRADRAEQQRVRTEQERERQVRQAEERARREEEAAKLRAEEDAKKKKLLNNKSYGGYLQKVDQKKGKKLTEREKKTKALMERRKPLNIDHLNQEKLAEKARDLWQWLWQLHSEKFDLTEKLKMQKYEVNVLRNRVSDHQRFSKTTKTSRKSRK, from the exons ATGTCTGACACTGAGGAGATTGTGGAGtatgaggaagaagaggaggaagaagtggttgaggaagaggagaacatAGAGGAGGACCCTCAA ATGTACATGCCAAACTTGGTTCCACCCAAGATGCCTGATGGTGAGAAGGTGGATTTTGATGACCTCCATCGCAAGCGTGTAGAGAAGGATTACAATGAGCTGCAGAGCCTCATCGAGATGCATTTCAGCACcaggcagaaggaggaggaggatttgGTTGCCCTGAAGCAGCGTATCGAGCGGCGGCGTGCGGACAGGGCCGAGCAGCAGCGCGTCcggacagagcaggagagagagcggCAGGTCCGACAGGCTGAGGAGAGGGCACGGCGTGAGGAGGAGGCAGCCAAGTTACGCGCTGAGGAGGATGCCAAGAAGAAGAAGCTCCTCAACAACAAGTCTTACGGTGGCTACCTCCAGAAGGTGGACCAGAAGAAGGGTAAAAAGCTGACGGAGCGGGAAAAGAAGACGAAGGCCCTCATGGAGCGGCGCAAGCCGCTCAACATCGACCACCTCAACCAGGAGAAGCTGGCAGAAAAAGCCCGGGACCTCTGGCAGTGGCTATGGCAGCTTCACAGTGAGAAGTTCGACCTGACTGAGAAACTCAAGATGCAGAAGTACGAGGTGAACGTGTTGCGCAACCGCGTCAGTGATCACCAGAGGTTCTCCAAGACAACCAAGACCTCCAGGAAGTCCCGGAAGTAA
- the tnnt2c gene encoding troponin T2c, cardiac isoform X3 has product MSDTEEIVEYEEEEEEEVVEEEENIEEDPQDYKPKLKMYMPNLVPPKMPDGEKVDFDDLHRKRVEKDYNELQSLIEMHFSTRQKEEEDLVALKQRIERRRADRAEQQRVRTEQERERQVRQAEERARREEEAAKLRAEEDAKKKKLLNNKSYGGYLQKVDQKKGKKLTEREKKTKALMERRKPLNIDHLNQEKLAEKARDLWQWLWQLHSEKFDLTEKLKMQKYEVNVLRNRVSDHQRFSKTTKTSRKSRK; this is encoded by the exons ATGTCTGACACTGAGGAGATTGTGGAGtatgaggaagaagaggaggaagaagtggttgaggaagaggagaacatAGAGGAGGACCCTCAA GACTACAAACCCAAGCTAAAGATGTACATGCCAAACTTGGTTCCACCCAAGATGCCTGATGGTGAGAAGGTGGATTTTGATGACCTCCATCGCAAGCGTGTAGAGAAGGATTACAATGAGCTGCAGAGCCTCATCGAGATGCATTTCAGCACcaggcagaaggaggaggaggatttgGTTGCCCTGAAGCAGCGTATCGAGCGGCGGCGTGCGGACAGGGCCGAGCAGCAGCGCGTCcggacagagcaggagagagagcggCAGGTCCGACAGGCTGAGGAGAGGGCACGGCGTGAGGAGGAGGCAGCCAAGTTACGCGCTGAGGAGGATGCCAAGAAGAAGAAGCTCCTCAACAACAAGTCTTACGGTGGCTACCTCCAGAAGGTGGACCAGAAGAAGGGTAAAAAGCTGACGGAGCGGGAAAAGAAGACGAAGGCCCTCATGGAGCGGCGCAAGCCGCTCAACATCGACCACCTCAACCAGGAGAAGCTGGCAGAAAAAGCCCGGGACCTCTGGCAGTGGCTATGGCAGCTTCACAGTGAGAAGTTCGACCTGACTGAGAAACTCAAGATGCAGAAGTACGAGGTGAACGTGTTGCGCAACCGCGTCAGTGATCACCAGAGGTTCTCCAAGACAACCAAGACCTCCAGGAAGTCCCGGAAGTAA
- the tnnt2c gene encoding troponin T2c, cardiac isoform X6: protein MSDTEEIVEYEEEEEEEAGERDQEDYKPKLKMYMPNLVPPKMPDGEKVDFDDLHRKRVEKDYNELQSLIEMHFSTRQKEEEDLVALKQRIERRRADRAEQQRVRTEQERERQVRQAEERARREEEAAKLRAEEDAKKKKLLNNKSYGGYLQKVDQKKGKKLTEREKKTKALMERRKPLNIDHLNQEKLAEKARDLWQWLWQLHSEKFDLTEKLKMQKYEVNVLRNRVSDHQRFSKTTKTSRKSRK from the exons ATGTCTGACACTGAGGAGATTGTGGAGtatgaggaagaagaggaggaagaa GCAGGAGAGCGAGACCAAGAGGACTACAAACCCAAGCTAAAGATGTACATGCCAAACTTGGTTCCACCCAAGATGCCTGATGGTGAGAAGGTGGATTTTGATGACCTCCATCGCAAGCGTGTAGAGAAGGATTACAATGAGCTGCAGAGCCTCATCGAGATGCATTTCAGCACcaggcagaaggaggaggaggatttgGTTGCCCTGAAGCAGCGTATCGAGCGGCGGCGTGCGGACAGGGCCGAGCAGCAGCGCGTCcggacagagcaggagagagagcggCAGGTCCGACAGGCTGAGGAGAGGGCACGGCGTGAGGAGGAGGCAGCCAAGTTACGCGCTGAGGAGGATGCCAAGAAGAAGAAGCTCCTCAACAACAAGTCTTACGGTGGCTACCTCCAGAAGGTGGACCAGAAGAAGGGTAAAAAGCTGACGGAGCGGGAAAAGAAGACGAAGGCCCTCATGGAGCGGCGCAAGCCGCTCAACATCGACCACCTCAACCAGGAGAAGCTGGCAGAAAAAGCCCGGGACCTCTGGCAGTGGCTATGGCAGCTTCACAGTGAGAAGTTCGACCTGACTGAGAAACTCAAGATGCAGAAGTACGAGGTGAACGTGTTGCGCAACCGCGTCAGTGATCACCAGAGGTTCTCCAAGACAACCAAGACCTCCAGGAAGTCCCGGAAGTAA
- the tnnt2c gene encoding troponin T2c, cardiac isoform X10, which yields MSDTEEIVEYEEEEEEEDYKPKLKMYMPNLVPPKMPDGEKVDFDDLHRKRVEKDYNELQSLIEMHFSTRQKEEEDLVALKQRIERRRADRAEQQRVRTEQERERQVRQAEERARREEEAAKLRAEEDAKKKKLLNNKSYGGYLQKVDQKKGKKLTEREKKTKALMERRKPLNIDHLNQEKLAEKARDLWQWLWQLHSEKFDLTEKLKMQKYEVNVLRNRVSDHQRFSKTTKTSRKSRK from the exons ATGTCTGACACTGAGGAGATTGTGGAGtatgaggaagaagaggaggaagaa GACTACAAACCCAAGCTAAAGATGTACATGCCAAACTTGGTTCCACCCAAGATGCCTGATGGTGAGAAGGTGGATTTTGATGACCTCCATCGCAAGCGTGTAGAGAAGGATTACAATGAGCTGCAGAGCCTCATCGAGATGCATTTCAGCACcaggcagaaggaggaggaggatttgGTTGCCCTGAAGCAGCGTATCGAGCGGCGGCGTGCGGACAGGGCCGAGCAGCAGCGCGTCcggacagagcaggagagagagcggCAGGTCCGACAGGCTGAGGAGAGGGCACGGCGTGAGGAGGAGGCAGCCAAGTTACGCGCTGAGGAGGATGCCAAGAAGAAGAAGCTCCTCAACAACAAGTCTTACGGTGGCTACCTCCAGAAGGTGGACCAGAAGAAGGGTAAAAAGCTGACGGAGCGGGAAAAGAAGACGAAGGCCCTCATGGAGCGGCGCAAGCCGCTCAACATCGACCACCTCAACCAGGAGAAGCTGGCAGAAAAAGCCCGGGACCTCTGGCAGTGGCTATGGCAGCTTCACAGTGAGAAGTTCGACCTGACTGAGAAACTCAAGATGCAGAAGTACGAGGTGAACGTGTTGCGCAACCGCGTCAGTGATCACCAGAGGTTCTCCAAGACAACCAAGACCTCCAGGAAGTCCCGGAAGTAA
- the tnnt2c gene encoding troponin T2c, cardiac isoform X12 — MSDTEEIVEYEEEEEEEVMYMPNLVPPKMPDGEKVDFDDLHRKRVEKDYNELQSLIEMHFSTRQKEEEDLVALKQRIERRRADRAEQQRVRTEQERERQVRQAEERARREEEAAKLRAEEDAKKKKLLNNKSYGGYLQKVDQKKGKKLTEREKKTKALMERRKPLNIDHLNQEKLAEKARDLWQWLWQLHSEKFDLTEKLKMQKYEVNVLRNRVSDHQRFSKTTKTSRKSRK; from the exons ATGTCTGACACTGAGGAGATTGTGGAGtatgaggaagaagaggaggaagaagtg ATGTACATGCCAAACTTGGTTCCACCCAAGATGCCTGATGGTGAGAAGGTGGATTTTGATGACCTCCATCGCAAGCGTGTAGAGAAGGATTACAATGAGCTGCAGAGCCTCATCGAGATGCATTTCAGCACcaggcagaaggaggaggaggatttgGTTGCCCTGAAGCAGCGTATCGAGCGGCGGCGTGCGGACAGGGCCGAGCAGCAGCGCGTCcggacagagcaggagagagagcggCAGGTCCGACAGGCTGAGGAGAGGGCACGGCGTGAGGAGGAGGCAGCCAAGTTACGCGCTGAGGAGGATGCCAAGAAGAAGAAGCTCCTCAACAACAAGTCTTACGGTGGCTACCTCCAGAAGGTGGACCAGAAGAAGGGTAAAAAGCTGACGGAGCGGGAAAAGAAGACGAAGGCCCTCATGGAGCGGCGCAAGCCGCTCAACATCGACCACCTCAACCAGGAGAAGCTGGCAGAAAAAGCCCGGGACCTCTGGCAGTGGCTATGGCAGCTTCACAGTGAGAAGTTCGACCTGACTGAGAAACTCAAGATGCAGAAGTACGAGGTGAACGTGTTGCGCAACCGCGTCAGTGATCACCAGAGGTTCTCCAAGACAACCAAGACCTCCAGGAAGTCCCGGAAGTAA
- the tnnt2c gene encoding troponin T2c, cardiac isoform X9, translating to MSDTEEIVEYEEEEEEERDQEDYKPKLKMYMPNLVPPKMPDGEKVDFDDLHRKRVEKDYNELQSLIEMHFSTRQKEEEDLVALKQRIERRRADRAEQQRVRTEQERERQVRQAEERARREEEAAKLRAEEDAKKKKLLNNKSYGGYLQKVDQKKGKKLTEREKKTKALMERRKPLNIDHLNQEKLAEKARDLWQWLWQLHSEKFDLTEKLKMQKYEVNVLRNRVSDHQRFSKTTKTSRKSRK from the exons ATGTCTGACACTGAGGAGATTGTGGAGtatgaggaagaagaggaggaagaa CGAGACCAAGAGGACTACAAACCCAAGCTAAAGATGTACATGCCAAACTTGGTTCCACCCAAGATGCCTGATGGTGAGAAGGTGGATTTTGATGACCTCCATCGCAAGCGTGTAGAGAAGGATTACAATGAGCTGCAGAGCCTCATCGAGATGCATTTCAGCACcaggcagaaggaggaggaggatttgGTTGCCCTGAAGCAGCGTATCGAGCGGCGGCGTGCGGACAGGGCCGAGCAGCAGCGCGTCcggacagagcaggagagagagcggCAGGTCCGACAGGCTGAGGAGAGGGCACGGCGTGAGGAGGAGGCAGCCAAGTTACGCGCTGAGGAGGATGCCAAGAAGAAGAAGCTCCTCAACAACAAGTCTTACGGTGGCTACCTCCAGAAGGTGGACCAGAAGAAGGGTAAAAAGCTGACGGAGCGGGAAAAGAAGACGAAGGCCCTCATGGAGCGGCGCAAGCCGCTCAACATCGACCACCTCAACCAGGAGAAGCTGGCAGAAAAAGCCCGGGACCTCTGGCAGTGGCTATGGCAGCTTCACAGTGAGAAGTTCGACCTGACTGAGAAACTCAAGATGCAGAAGTACGAGGTGAACGTGTTGCGCAACCGCGTCAGTGATCACCAGAGGTTCTCCAAGACAACCAAGACCTCCAGGAAGTCCCGGAAGTAA
- the si:dkey-222f8.3 gene encoding poly(U)-specific endoribonuclease-C — translation MAKSPVVDQELSAVLNELWKLDVNRLKPGKDYKINLQGKADFVSQGTNSARDKASAPLFSYVNEDKLKSIASYACFIKLLDNYEMSTGVAEKVTSEELQENHLFLDAILKTEVMKHTHKYLVSKGQASSDIATFKKQLYDIWFKLYNRDRRGGADSCGFEHVFVGETKYGKEIMGLHNWVQFYLQENLNVVDYKGYKARNKDTPDEDDHVLNLQFSWKGLVKPLGSSFIGVSPEFEVALFTIIFLKSNEHMTKTVVKVDEYLLEIVVCRHGHSIGTSYPKMLSSSNRDM, via the exons ATGGCAAAAAG TCCTGTTGTTGACCAGGAGCTTTCAGCAGTCCTGAATGAGCTGTGGAAGCTGGATGTGAACCGCTTGAAGCCTGGAAAAGACTACAAAATAAATCTACAG ggGAAGGCTGATTTTGTGTCCCAGGGCACTAATTCTGCTAGAGACAAAGCGAGTGCTCCACTCTTCTCTTACGTCAATGAGGACAAGCTCAAAAGCATTGCCAGTTATGCCT GCTTTATAAAACTTCTGGACAACTATGAGATGTCTACAGGTGTGGCTGAGAAAGTGACAAGCGAAGAGCTCCAGGAGAATCACCTCTTTCTCGATGCCATTCTAAAGACAGAGGTCATGAAG CATACTCACAAGTATTTAGTGAGTAAAGGACAAGCTTCCTCTGACATagccacatttaaaaaacagctcTACGACATCTGGTTCAAGCTCTATAACAGAGACAGACGTGGAGG GGCAGACTCATGTGGgtttgagcatgtgtttgtTGGAGAGACCAAGTATGGTAAAGAGATCATGGGCCTTCATAACTGGGTCCAGTTTTACCTGCAAGAGAATCTGAATGTTGTGGATTACAAGGGCTACAAGGCCAGAAATAAAGACACG CCGGATGAGGATGACCATGTTCTGAACCTGCAGTTTAGCTGGAAGGGCCTGGTGAAGCCCCTGGGCAGCTCCTTCATTGGTGTCAGCCCCGAGTTTGAAGTGGCGCTCTTTACCATCATCTTCCTCAAGAGTAATGAGCACATGACCAAAACCGTGGTGAAGGTAGATGAGTACCTGCTGGAGATTGTGGTGTGCAGACACGGACACTCCATTGGAACGTCCTATCCCAAAATgctcagcagcagcaacagGGACATGTAG
- the tnnt2c gene encoding troponin T2c, cardiac isoform X4, translating into MSDTEEIVEYEEEEEEEEQTQEAGERDQEDYKPKLKMYMPNLVPPKMPDGEKVDFDDLHRKRVEKDYNELQSLIEMHFSTRQKEEEDLVALKQRIERRRADRAEQQRVRTEQERERQVRQAEERARREEEAAKLRAEEDAKKKKLLNNKSYGGYLQKVDQKKGKKLTEREKKTKALMERRKPLNIDHLNQEKLAEKARDLWQWLWQLHSEKFDLTEKLKMQKYEVNVLRNRVSDHQRFSKTTKTSRKSRK; encoded by the exons ATGTCTGACACTGAGGAGATTGTGGAGtatgaggaagaagaggaggaagaa GAACAAACACAAGAGGCAGGAGAGCGAGACCAAGAGGACTACAAACCCAAGCTAAAGATGTACATGCCAAACTTGGTTCCACCCAAGATGCCTGATGGTGAGAAGGTGGATTTTGATGACCTCCATCGCAAGCGTGTAGAGAAGGATTACAATGAGCTGCAGAGCCTCATCGAGATGCATTTCAGCACcaggcagaaggaggaggaggatttgGTTGCCCTGAAGCAGCGTATCGAGCGGCGGCGTGCGGACAGGGCCGAGCAGCAGCGCGTCcggacagagcaggagagagagcggCAGGTCCGACAGGCTGAGGAGAGGGCACGGCGTGAGGAGGAGGCAGCCAAGTTACGCGCTGAGGAGGATGCCAAGAAGAAGAAGCTCCTCAACAACAAGTCTTACGGTGGCTACCTCCAGAAGGTGGACCAGAAGAAGGGTAAAAAGCTGACGGAGCGGGAAAAGAAGACGAAGGCCCTCATGGAGCGGCGCAAGCCGCTCAACATCGACCACCTCAACCAGGAGAAGCTGGCAGAAAAAGCCCGGGACCTCTGGCAGTGGCTATGGCAGCTTCACAGTGAGAAGTTCGACCTGACTGAGAAACTCAAGATGCAGAAGTACGAGGTGAACGTGTTGCGCAACCGCGTCAGTGATCACCAGAGGTTCTCCAAGACAACCAAGACCTCCAGGAAGTCCCGGAAGTAA
- the tnnt2c gene encoding troponin T2c, cardiac isoform X1 translates to MSDTEEIVEYEEEEEEEVVEEEENIEEDPQVEAEDEEQTQEAGERDQEDYKPKLKMYMPNLVPPKMPDGEKVDFDDLHRKRVEKDYNELQSLIEMHFSTRQKEEEDLVALKQRIERRRADRAEQQRVRTEQERERQVRQAEERARREEEAAKLRAEEDAKKKKLLNNKSYGGYLQKVDQKKGKKLTEREKKTKALMERRKPLNIDHLNQEKLAEKARDLWQWLWQLHSEKFDLTEKLKMQKYEVNVLRNRVSDHQRFSKTTKTSRKSRK, encoded by the coding sequence ATGTCTGACACTGAGGAGATTGTGGAGtatgaggaagaagaggaggaagaagtggttgaggaagaggagaacatAGAGGAGGACCCTCAAGTGGAAGCAGAAGACGAGGAACAAACACAAGAGGCAGGAGAGCGAGACCAAGAGGACTACAAACCCAAGCTAAAGATGTACATGCCAAACTTGGTTCCACCCAAGATGCCTGATGGTGAGAAGGTGGATTTTGATGACCTCCATCGCAAGCGTGTAGAGAAGGATTACAATGAGCTGCAGAGCCTCATCGAGATGCATTTCAGCACcaggcagaaggaggaggaggatttgGTTGCCCTGAAGCAGCGTATCGAGCGGCGGCGTGCGGACAGGGCCGAGCAGCAGCGCGTCcggacagagcaggagagagagcggCAGGTCCGACAGGCTGAGGAGAGGGCACGGCGTGAGGAGGAGGCAGCCAAGTTACGCGCTGAGGAGGATGCCAAGAAGAAGAAGCTCCTCAACAACAAGTCTTACGGTGGCTACCTCCAGAAGGTGGACCAGAAGAAGGGTAAAAAGCTGACGGAGCGGGAAAAGAAGACGAAGGCCCTCATGGAGCGGCGCAAGCCGCTCAACATCGACCACCTCAACCAGGAGAAGCTGGCAGAAAAAGCCCGGGACCTCTGGCAGTGGCTATGGCAGCTTCACAGTGAGAAGTTCGACCTGACTGAGAAACTCAAGATGCAGAAGTACGAGGTGAACGTGTTGCGCAACCGCGTCAGTGATCACCAGAGGTTCTCCAAGACAACCAAGACCTCCAGGAAGTCCCGGAAGTAA
- the tnnt2c gene encoding troponin T2c, cardiac isoform X11, with protein sequence MSDTEEIVEYEEEEEEEVVEEEENIEEDPQVEAEDEEQTQEAGERDQEDYKPKLKMYMPNLVPPKMPDGEKVDFDDLHRKRRIERRRADRAEQQRVRTEQERERQVRQAEERARREEEAAKLRAEEDAKKKKLLNNKSYGGYLQKVDQKKGKKLTEREKKTKALMERRKPLNIDHLNQEKLAEKARDLWQWLWQLHSEKFDLTEKLKMQKYEVNVLRNRVSDHQRFSKTTKTSRKSRK encoded by the exons ATGTCTGACACTGAGGAGATTGTGGAGtatgaggaagaagaggaggaagaagtggttgaggaagaggagaacatAGAGGAGGACCCTCAAGTGGAAGCAGAAGACGAGGAACAAACACAAGAGGCAGGAGAGCGAGACCAAGAGGACTACAAACCCAAGCTAAAGATGTACATGCCAAACTTGGTTCCACCCAAGATGCCTGATGGTGAGAAGGTGGATTTTGATGACCTCCATCGCAAGCGT CGTATCGAGCGGCGGCGTGCGGACAGGGCCGAGCAGCAGCGCGTCcggacagagcaggagagagagcggCAGGTCCGACAGGCTGAGGAGAGGGCACGGCGTGAGGAGGAGGCAGCCAAGTTACGCGCTGAGGAGGATGCCAAGAAGAAGAAGCTCCTCAACAACAAGTCTTACGGTGGCTACCTCCAGAAGGTGGACCAGAAGAAGGGTAAAAAGCTGACGGAGCGGGAAAAGAAGACGAAGGCCCTCATGGAGCGGCGCAAGCCGCTCAACATCGACCACCTCAACCAGGAGAAGCTGGCAGAAAAAGCCCGGGACCTCTGGCAGTGGCTATGGCAGCTTCACAGTGAGAAGTTCGACCTGACTGAGAAACTCAAGATGCAGAAGTACGAGGTGAACGTGTTGCGCAACCGCGTCAGTGATCACCAGAGGTTCTCCAAGACAACCAAGACCTCCAGGAAGTCCCGGAAGTAA
- the tnnt2c gene encoding troponin T2c, cardiac isoform X8, protein MSDTEEIVEYEEEEEEEVVEEEENKPKLKMYMPNLVPPKMPDGEKVDFDDLHRKRVEKDYNELQSLIEMHFSTRQKEEEDLVALKQRIERRRADRAEQQRVRTEQERERQVRQAEERARREEEAAKLRAEEDAKKKKLLNNKSYGGYLQKVDQKKGKKLTEREKKTKALMERRKPLNIDHLNQEKLAEKARDLWQWLWQLHSEKFDLTEKLKMQKYEVNVLRNRVSDHQRFSKTTKTSRKSRK, encoded by the exons ATGTCTGACACTGAGGAGATTGTGGAGtatgaggaagaagaggaggaagaagtggttgaggaagaggagaac AAACCCAAGCTAAAGATGTACATGCCAAACTTGGTTCCACCCAAGATGCCTGATGGTGAGAAGGTGGATTTTGATGACCTCCATCGCAAGCGTGTAGAGAAGGATTACAATGAGCTGCAGAGCCTCATCGAGATGCATTTCAGCACcaggcagaaggaggaggaggatttgGTTGCCCTGAAGCAGCGTATCGAGCGGCGGCGTGCGGACAGGGCCGAGCAGCAGCGCGTCcggacagagcaggagagagagcggCAGGTCCGACAGGCTGAGGAGAGGGCACGGCGTGAGGAGGAGGCAGCCAAGTTACGCGCTGAGGAGGATGCCAAGAAGAAGAAGCTCCTCAACAACAAGTCTTACGGTGGCTACCTCCAGAAGGTGGACCAGAAGAAGGGTAAAAAGCTGACGGAGCGGGAAAAGAAGACGAAGGCCCTCATGGAGCGGCGCAAGCCGCTCAACATCGACCACCTCAACCAGGAGAAGCTGGCAGAAAAAGCCCGGGACCTCTGGCAGTGGCTATGGCAGCTTCACAGTGAGAAGTTCGACCTGACTGAGAAACTCAAGATGCAGAAGTACGAGGTGAACGTGTTGCGCAACCGCGTCAGTGATCACCAGAGGTTCTCCAAGACAACCAAGACCTCCAGGAAGTCCCGGAAGTAA